A window of Macrococcus sp. 19Msa1099 genomic DNA:
TCAATGATACAAGATCACTGATTGTACCAATCGCAACAAATCCAAGTAAGTGCTCATTCATCTGTCCGTTTAATGCACATGCAAGCTTATAGCTCACCCCAACCCCTGCAAGATGATGAAAGGGATAGCTGCCGTCTGGATGCATCGGATGCAGAATTGCATAAGCATCTGGAAGCGTCTGACCAATCTCATGATGATCTGTAATAATTACATCTATCCCTAGTTCGTTCACAATATTTACTTCATGATGACCTTGTATCCCGTTATCAACCGTAATGATTAAAGATACACCCGCATCACTCGCTTCACGAAAAGCCTGCTCATTTGGTCCGTAGCCTTCTGTAAAACGATTCGGAATGTACCAGCCTACGTTTGCACCGATAGACTTCAAGCTATCAACGAGAACAGTGACGCTCGTCACACCATCTGCATCATAGTCTCCATAAACGAGTATCATTTCGTTATTATCTATTGCGGTTTGAATACGCTTAACCGCCTTACTCATGTCATGCATAGCAAATGGATCATGAATGTCATCTGCTGCAAAAATATCATGTAATGCTGCGTCCGTCACAATATGACGAGATTCTAATATTTTCTTATTAATTTCAGTGATGTGATATTTTTTAATTAACGCTGCAGGAATTGTATCTACAGGTTGTTTGACTGTCCATACAGTTTTATCCACAACAATCCCCCTATATAAGTTTGCCTATTATTTATCGATATCTAATAAAAGTTGATAAAATATTTCTATCGCATCAAAGATGACTGATTTATCCAGATTCATATCAGGATGATGCAATCCATGTTCCATATTACACCCAATCCCTAGCATTGTCGACTTGATATCCGGCAGTGCATACGTATAGTTATGGAAATCTTCTGCACCTGGAGTATAGATGGTATCAACATATTCAAATCTTTTGCTTTTTATCGCTTTTTTCAGAAGTTCCTTCGCATCTGGATCTATTTGTGCAGCTACTGTATAACCGTCAATCCTAGTATTGATCAATACATCTTGTTCAGCATATTGAACTTTACTATCATCAAGTATCTTATTAAAAACTGCGATCAGTTCATCCATCGTATCATTATAATTGGCTCTAATATCAAAAGTTACGCTTACGTGCCCAGGAATGGAATTATCTTGTCCGTTCATCGTATTAATCTTTGTCATCTTAACAGAATAATTACGGTTACTTCCCATGTTGATACGCTTTATATGTTCATATATCTCCATTACGATATCAATACTGTTAATTGATTCCCACGGTCGTCCCGCATGCCCTGCTTTAGTAATTACATCCATATAGATTGTACCACTTGCACCATGCTGTATACTTGCAGAAAACTGACCTTTTTTAAGTTCATTTAAAGGACGTACATGCATACCAAATAAATAGTGTACATGTTCGAGAGCTCCTTGTTCATGTTCCACAACATACTTCGCGCCTTCTCCTAGTTCTTCAGCAGGCTGAAAAATAAACTTTAACGTATGTTTCGGTTTATAGTTCATCTCTTTTAGCTTTAAGATGAAGCCTGTTAATATCGTCATATGAACATCATGTCCACATGCATGCAGCACTTTCAATTCATTATTTAAACGGTATGGAAGCGCATCGATATCCGTACGAAATGCAATTGCATCTTTAATCTTACCATCAATTTGCAGCAAAAAACCGGTTTTGTTGAAGCGTTCAATGGTATAGTCCTTTAAATACGTGGTTAAATACTCTGTCGTCTTCTGTTCCTTCCAGCTTACTTCTGCAATACTGTTCAATTCTGTATTAATTTCTTGCATTTCATTTTTAAAGGTGGTGCTATTCATTTATTTCACTCATTTCGAATTGTCGTGTCGTTATTGCATTTAAACTTTGCTGATCTATTTCTATTCCAAGTCCTGGTGCCTCACTTAAGTAGACATATGGAATTTCATATTTTAAATTTCCGATTTCCTTACTGAATAACAGGGGTCCTGTCAGTTCAGTAGACTGTACATTATGATGGCTCATTGCAACATGATACCCCGCAGCACTGCCGATAGAAGATTCGACCATAGAACCTATTTGGCATGGAATATCATGTGCCTCAGCGTAATTAATAATATGAACTGCTGCTTTTATACCCCCACACTTCATTAATTTAACGTTGATTAAATCTGTATTAATATTAAGTTGTACAAGCTGCTTAACATTTAATATACTCTCATCAACCATCAACGGTACTTTCATATGGTCATATAAGTAATTTAGCCCTTCAATTTCCTTATAACTTAACGGTTGTTCTATCCACATTAAATTCGGATAATCTAATTGATTGACCATTTGTGCAACACGTTTCGGCGAAGACCACGCTTGATTACAATCGACACGAACTTCAATCGATTCGTCTACATAATCCAGAATCTGTTCTAACTTTCTGCAGTCCGATACCACATCTCCACCAAGCTTGACTTTAATAACATTGTATCCCTGTTCTATTAAAACATCGATATCATCCTTTAGTTGCTCAAATGGTTTAACGCTTAACACTTTTGCATATGATAGTCTGTCTTTCGTTTTACCACCTAGTAATTCATATAATGGGAGTCCAGCCTTCTTCCCAAGAATATCATGTAATGCAATATCTACAGCTGCTTTTATTGAAGGGTTATGAATGATTAAGTCATCTAATCTATTCAGTATCGCATTAATGTTCAGCGGATTTCTGTTAATCAATGCTGGTGCAATGACATGCTGCATAATTTCAAAAGCTGCATTCACATGTTCCCCATTTACATGTTCATCAGGTACAGCTTCACCATATCCTGTAATGCCTTCGTCTGTTTCTATTGCTAAAATAAATGCCGGCATATAAGGATACGTAGCATAATTAATAACGAATGGTTCTTTTAACGGCAATTCAATTTGATAGCCTGTTATCTTAGTTATTTTCAAGTTCATCCCCCTTTGACTTTACTATTTATCATATCATTTTTTACACAAAAATAGAAAACAGGATATACGCATTTATTTATTTAACAAAGCCCGGGGAACTGTAGTTGTATACAGTTCCCCGGGCTTAGTTTGCCGATCAATAGTCAGCTATTAGACGTAGATTTTTTCTTCGTTCGGTTTCTTCTCTTCATAAACAATAAGTTTGCCGTTTGATTTTTTCAGTTGTTGTTTCTTTAGCATTCCCCAAAGTGGTACTGCAATAAAGACTGAACTGAAGACGCCTGAAATTAATCCGACAAGCAATGCAACCGAGAAGTTAAAGATACTTGTTGCACCGAGTAACATTAATGCGATAACTACGATTAATACTGTCAACACCGTATTGATTGAACGCGTCATCGTCTGACGAATCGAACTGTTTACGATATGATCGATTTGTTCTGGTGTTGTGATAACTTTAATCTTATGTAGATTCTCACGGACACGGTCAAATGTAACGATCGTATCGTTAATTGAATAACCTATAATGGTCAGAACTGCTGCAATGAATGTAACGTCTACTTCCAGGCGGAATATAGTGAAGAATGCAATGATTAAAAATGCATCATGTAATAAAGATAATACGGATGTCAGTCCCATACGCCATTCAAAACGGAATGTAACGTAGATGATGATTCCGATTGAAGCGATAATCACGGATTTAATCGCATTTTTCGCTAATTCTTTACCAATTTCACTTGATACCGTGTTTACGTTTGGCTCATGTCCATATTTTTTAGAGAATGTTGATTTTAAATCATTGATTTGTTCCTTCGTTAACGGATCTTTATATTGTACAGATGCCATTTTTGGATTTTCAGCATTTACGACAACATTTTCACTTGGCATCTTTAACGTTTCTAGCTCTTTTTTAAGTCCATCTTCTTTTAATACTTGTTCACTTTTAATGTCTACACGTGAACCACTCTTAAAGTCGATACCTAAATTTAATCCCATCATCGTAACAATGATACTTCCAATGATAATTGATGCTAATGATAAGCCTAGCAATGGTTTTGCTAACTTCACAAAATCAATACGTTCCCAGGCTGATTTTAAATCCTGAACATCCATACCTTCTGCAATATCATGACGATGCGCTCTGTTGACACCAAAGAATGAAAACTTATTGTCAAACATTCCGGAGTTTACAGCAAGTTTGAGTAAGAAACGTGATAAGAATACTTGCGTAACAAAGATCATTATTATACCAAGCAGTAACATCGTTGCAAACCCTTTTACACTACTCGTTCCAAGGAAGAATAGCACTAATGCAGCCAGTACAGTTGTCAAGTTGGCATCCAATATTGTTAAGAAAGATGAATTCGAGCCTTTTTTGAAGGCTTGTTTGATACTTCTTCCGATTCTAATTTCATCCTTAATACGTTCATACATTATGATATTTGCATCGACTGCCATACCTACACCTAGAACGAGCGCGGCAATGCCTGGTAATGTCAAAACACCTGAAATCAAATTAAAGGCGATCATCGTTAACCAGATGTAGACCGACAATGAAATTACGGCAATAGTTCCTGGTAATCTGTAATAGAGTATCATGAACAAGAAGATTAATCCGACACCAATTGCAGATGCCAATACAGTATCATGTAGTGCATCCTGGCCAAACTGTGCACCAACAGATGTTGAATATACTTCTGTTAATTTCACTGGAA
This region includes:
- a CDS encoding amidohydrolase; protein product: MQEINTELNSIAEVSWKEQKTTEYLTTYLKDYTIERFNKTGFLLQIDGKIKDAIAFRTDIDALPYRLNNELKVLHACGHDVHMTILTGFILKLKEMNYKPKHTLKFIFQPAEELGEGAKYVVEHEQGALEHVHYLFGMHVRPLNELKKGQFSASIQHGASGTIYMDVITKAGHAGRPWESINSIDIVMEIYEHIKRINMGSNRNYSVKMTKINTMNGQDNSIPGHVSVTFDIRANYNDTMDELIAVFNKILDDSKVQYAEQDVLINTRIDGYTVAAQIDPDAKELLKKAIKSKRFEYVDTIYTPGAEDFHNYTYALPDIKSTMLGIGCNMEHGLHHPDMNLDKSVIFDAIEIFYQLLLDIDK
- a CDS encoding dipeptide epimerase, with translation MKITKITGYQIELPLKEPFVINYATYPYMPAFILAIETDEGITGYGEAVPDEHVNGEHVNAAFEIMQHVIAPALINRNPLNINAILNRLDDLIIHNPSIKAAVDIALHDILGKKAGLPLYELLGGKTKDRLSYAKVLSVKPFEQLKDDIDVLIEQGYNVIKVKLGGDVVSDCRKLEQILDYVDESIEVRVDCNQAWSSPKRVAQMVNQLDYPNLMWIEQPLSYKEIEGLNYLYDHMKVPLMVDESILNVKQLVQLNINTDLINVKLMKCGGIKAAVHIINYAEAHDIPCQIGSMVESSIGSAAGYHVAMSHHNVQSTELTGPLLFSKEIGNLKYEIPYVYLSEAPGLGIEIDQQSLNAITTRQFEMSEINE
- the secDF gene encoding protein translocase subunit SecDF; the protein is MKKRSRIVALLLLTILLFSTMGVTAKDIMNKVNLGLDLQGGFEVLYKVDKLEKEDKITPEVVKATSKTLESRVNVLGVSEPKIQIENKDRIRVQLAGVKNQNEARKILSTSANLTIRDANDKLLLSGKDLVQGGAKQSFDQTNNAPVVTLKLKSAEKFAKITRKISQQDPNIMVIWMDFEEGKDSYEKEAKKEQQGKQPKYVSAAGVSQEINSQNVEISGGFNGEDGLIRAKQIADLLNSGSLPVKLTEVYSTSVGAQFGQDALHDTVLASAIGVGLIFLFMILYYRLPGTIAVISLSVYIWLTMIAFNLISGVLTLPGIAALVLGVGMAVDANIIMYERIKDEIRIGRSIKQAFKKGSNSSFLTILDANLTTVLAALVLFFLGTSSVKGFATMLLLGIIMIFVTQVFLSRFLLKLAVNSGMFDNKFSFFGVNRAHRHDIAEGMDVQDLKSAWERIDFVKLAKPLLGLSLASIIIGSIIVTMMGLNLGIDFKSGSRVDIKSEQVLKEDGLKKELETLKMPSENVVVNAENPKMASVQYKDPLTKEQINDLKSTFSKKYGHEPNVNTVSSEIGKELAKNAIKSVIIASIGIIIYVTFRFEWRMGLTSVLSLLHDAFLIIAFFTIFRLEVDVTFIAAVLTIIGYSINDTIVTFDRVRENLHKIKVITTPEQIDHIVNSSIRQTMTRSINTVLTVLIVVIALMLLGATSIFNFSVALLVGLISGVFSSVFIAVPLWGMLKKQQLKKSNGKLIVYEEKKPNEEKIYV